In Natronomonas halophila, one DNA window encodes the following:
- a CDS encoding cold-shock protein yields MANGTVDFFNDTGGYGFIETEDSDEDVFFHMEDVGGEDLTEGTEIEFEIEDAPKGPRATNVVRA; encoded by the coding sequence ATGGCTAACGGAACTGTTGATTTCTTCAACGACACAGGCGGTTACGGCTTTATCGAGACTGAGGACTCCGACGAGGACGTTTTCTTCCACATGGAGGACGTTGGCGGCGAGGACCTTACCGAAGGCACCGAAATCGAATTCGAGATCGAGGACGCCCCCAAGGGCCCCCGCGCGACGAACGTCGTTCGCGCTTAA
- a CDS encoding aminoglycoside N(3)-acetyltransferase, which yields MTEQAAIERVESPVTVDDIAADCRALGVEAGETLIVHSSMSALGWVAGQQQAVVEGLQRAVTEEGTLVVPTHSPQYSDSAKWSNPPIPDAWVEAMPERLPPFRPEATPSRGVGAVPECFRTFPDAVRSRHPECSFAAWGADADAIVADHSYDYGLGDGSPLAEVYDRDGRVLLLGVGHDVNTSLHLAEHRADFEKEHVSHRAPVIEDDERVMVSYDDIVTTTEDFEDVGAAFESEFGAEKGSVGAADATLLSQPELVDFAVDWFETHR from the coding sequence ATGACCGAGCAGGCTGCCATCGAGCGGGTCGAAAGCCCCGTCACCGTCGACGATATCGCTGCCGACTGCCGTGCTCTCGGTGTCGAGGCCGGCGAGACGCTCATCGTCCATTCCTCGATGAGCGCGCTAGGGTGGGTCGCCGGCCAACAGCAAGCCGTCGTTGAAGGTCTTCAGCGGGCGGTCACCGAGGAGGGAACGCTCGTCGTGCCGACGCATTCGCCCCAGTACAGCGATTCCGCGAAGTGGTCGAACCCGCCGATTCCCGACGCATGGGTCGAGGCGATGCCCGAGCGGCTGCCGCCGTTCCGTCCCGAGGCGACGCCCTCGCGTGGCGTCGGTGCGGTCCCCGAGTGTTTCCGGACGTTCCCCGACGCAGTCCGAAGCCGGCACCCCGAATGCTCCTTTGCCGCGTGGGGTGCCGACGCCGACGCAATCGTCGCCGACCACAGCTACGATTACGGCCTCGGCGATGGGTCGCCGCTCGCCGAGGTCTACGACCGCGACGGCCGCGTCCTTCTGCTCGGCGTCGGTCACGACGTCAACACGTCGTTGCATCTCGCCGAACACCGCGCTGATTTCGAGAAAGAGCACGTCAGTCACCGAGCGCCAGTCATCGAGGACGACGAGCGCGTGATGGTCAGTTACGACGACATCGTGACGACGACGGAGGATTTCGAGGACGTCGGCGCGGCCTTCGAATCCGAGTTCGGCGCCGAGAAGGGGTCGGTTGGTGCCGCCGACGCGACACTCCTCAGTCAGCCAGAACTGGTCGATTTCGCCGTCGACTGGTTCGAGACCCATCGGTAA
- the surE gene encoding 5'/3'-nucleotidase SurE, with amino-acid sequence MDILLTNDDGIDAPGIRALYEELDAIADVTTLAPATDQSAVGRQHSKHVELHDHEFGYAVDGTPTDCVIAGIGALDLDPDLVVAGVNAGANLGEYVLGRSGTVSAAVEAAFFGVPAIAASVYFPVGDISFQDFEADPEDFREATRAVRYLIDHAMNVGVFEDADYLNVNAPLPSEEGHADMEITRPSHVYQMDAERDGETVTIHDRIWERMAEGDIPDPLGSDRRAVVEGRVSVSPLTAPHTTTHHEALDGLAETYSE; translated from the coding sequence ATGGATATCCTGCTCACGAACGACGACGGCATCGACGCGCCCGGGATTCGGGCGCTCTACGAGGAACTCGATGCCATCGCCGACGTGACCACGCTGGCGCCGGCAACCGACCAGAGCGCGGTCGGCCGCCAACACTCGAAACACGTTGAACTCCACGACCACGAGTTCGGCTACGCCGTCGACGGGACGCCGACCGACTGTGTCATCGCCGGCATCGGCGCCCTGGACCTCGACCCAGACCTCGTCGTCGCCGGCGTCAACGCGGGTGCCAATCTCGGCGAATACGTTCTGGGGCGGTCGGGCACCGTCTCCGCGGCCGTCGAGGCGGCGTTCTTCGGCGTACCCGCCATCGCCGCCTCCGTCTACTTCCCGGTCGGCGACATCTCCTTTCAGGACTTCGAGGCCGACCCCGAGGACTTCCGGGAGGCCACCCGCGCGGTCCGGTATCTCATCGACCACGCGATGAACGTCGGCGTCTTCGAGGACGCGGACTACCTCAACGTCAACGCGCCGCTCCCGTCGGAGGAGGGCCACGCCGACATGGAGATTACGCGTCCCTCTCACGTCTACCAGATGGACGCCGAACGCGACGGCGAAACCGTCACCATCCACGACCGCATCTGGGAGCGGATGGCCGAAGGCGACATTCCCGACCCGCTCGGCAGCGACCGCCGGGCCGTCGTCGAGGGACGGGTCAGCGTCTCGCCGCTGACCGCGCCACATACGACGACCCACCACGAGGCGCTGGACGGCCTCGCTGAGACCTACTCGGAGTAA
- a CDS encoding DUF6684 family protein — translation MLDTDTLFDRETLLDILVNVVPVGILLFFTLLFLGYGSYPSNTLVTVVQLSLILIPVVVVVVITYYAAKAVTKAEQAGGDEIPPGYSWADAEMTPEADDD, via the coding sequence ATGCTGGATACCGATACCCTGTTCGACCGTGAGACACTGCTCGACATTCTGGTCAACGTCGTTCCGGTTGGGATTCTACTCTTCTTCACGCTCCTCTTCCTCGGCTACGGGTCCTACCCGAGCAATACACTGGTCACCGTGGTCCAGCTATCGCTCATCCTCATCCCCGTGGTCGTGGTCGTCGTCATAACCTATTACGCGGCGAAAGCGGTCACGAAAGCCGAACAGGCGGGCGGCGACGAGATACCGCCCGGATATTCGTGGGCCGACGCGGAGATGACCCCCGAAGCCGACGACGATTAG
- a CDS encoding small ribosomal subunit Rsm22 family protein, translating to MTDTDAIIDNARYLREVRPIDPDEIYEYIESQPHPAVVRETLREHAFELGIREREDGTFVPIEEGPIDVDFHGVERFPEPYARRFEDLLVEKYGPGWPDGDSGDALRGRIDDLKEAYFADVDVDYDEETALAYGVYHLPDYYAAIQYVLYELARDGLLDHDLRVLEVGAGTGGPALGLHDFLPDGVLVDYDAVEPSAAADVLEHMLADTHPSFRTTIHRERAEEFDPEDGTEYDLLVFANVLSELDDPVSVAERYLDALADDGTLLAISPAEERTATRLREIERDLVDRRPDATVYAPTVRLWPDEDPEDRGWTFRREPDIEPPAFQSRLDRAAVGGADDDRRGLVASGDGTYLNTDVQFAYLLLRTDGKRAIEYTPDPEQVAKMADMEAHVTERIDLDALKLSPNLAEEGNPLFKISDGSETVDNYAVLTRESALNEALARAPYGSLLRFENVLVLWNDDEEAYNLVVDAETVVDRLT from the coding sequence ATGACCGACACAGACGCCATCATCGACAACGCACGCTACCTCCGAGAGGTCCGTCCCATCGACCCAGATGAGATATACGAATACATCGAGAGCCAGCCACATCCGGCCGTCGTCCGGGAGACCCTCCGCGAACACGCCTTCGAGTTGGGTATCCGCGAACGCGAGGACGGCACCTTCGTCCCAATCGAGGAGGGCCCGATAGACGTCGACTTCCACGGCGTCGAACGTTTCCCCGAACCCTATGCGCGCCGCTTCGAGGACCTCTTGGTCGAGAAGTACGGCCCCGGGTGGCCCGACGGCGACAGCGGCGACGCCCTCCGAGGCCGCATCGACGACCTGAAGGAGGCCTACTTCGCTGACGTCGACGTCGACTACGACGAAGAGACTGCGCTGGCCTACGGGGTCTACCACCTGCCGGATTACTACGCCGCCATCCAGTACGTCCTCTACGAACTCGCACGGGACGGCCTGCTGGACCACGACCTCCGCGTCCTCGAAGTCGGCGCGGGAACCGGCGGCCCCGCCCTCGGCCTCCACGACTTCCTGCCGGATGGCGTCCTCGTCGACTACGACGCCGTCGAACCGAGCGCCGCTGCGGACGTCCTCGAACATATGCTGGCCGACACTCATCCCAGTTTCCGGACGACGATTCACCGCGAGCGGGCCGAGGAGTTCGACCCCGAAGACGGAACGGAGTACGACCTGCTCGTCTTCGCGAACGTCCTCTCGGAACTCGACGACCCCGTTTCGGTCGCCGAACGGTATCTCGACGCGCTGGCCGACGACGGGACCCTGTTGGCCATCTCGCCGGCCGAGGAACGGACCGCCACGCGCCTCCGTGAAATCGAACGCGACCTCGTCGACCGGCGGCCCGACGCAACCGTCTACGCGCCGACGGTTCGGCTCTGGCCCGACGAGGACCCCGAGGACCGCGGCTGGACGTTCCGACGCGAACCCGATATCGAGCCGCCGGCCTTTCAGAGCCGCCTCGACCGGGCGGCCGTCGGCGGCGCTGACGACGACCGGCGCGGCCTCGTGGCCAGCGGCGACGGAACGTATCTCAACACCGATGTGCAGTTCGCCTACCTCCTCCTGCGGACCGACGGCAAGCGAGCCATCGAGTACACGCCCGACCCCGAGCAGGTCGCGAAGATGGCCGACATGGAAGCCCACGTCACCGAGCGTATCGACCTCGACGCGCTCAAACTCTCGCCGAACCTCGCCGAGGAGGGCAACCCCCTGTTCAAAATCAGCGACGGCTCCGAGACGGTCGATAACTACGCCGTGCTGACGCGCGAATCGGCGCTCAACGAGGCGCTCGCACGGGCGCCCTACGGCTCGCTGCTCCGCTTCGAGAACGTACTGGTGCTGTGGAACGACGACGAGGAGGCCTACAACCTCGTCGTCGACGCCGAGACGGTCGTCGACCGACTCACGTAG
- a CDS encoding NAD(P)-binding domain-containing protein, with protein sequence MQLLVVGAGEMGRWFARHSGAEAVAFADRNPDVAEAAAAERDDATTVPLDTDERFEVVCIAVPMTAVPEAIADHAGKATEAVVDVSGEMRDSVAALADHATERERASFHPLFSASNAPGNVPVVIDREGPVIDGICDALTAAGNDVFETTPTEHDRAMETVQAKAHTAVLAYALAADDVDPRFHTTLSAPLEELVDQMVDGTPEVYAEIQERFAGREAVAEAARELAEADRETFIDRYEDASK encoded by the coding sequence ATGCAACTGCTCGTCGTCGGTGCCGGGGAGATGGGCCGGTGGTTCGCCCGCCACAGCGGCGCCGAGGCCGTCGCGTTCGCCGACCGGAACCCGGACGTCGCCGAAGCGGCGGCCGCCGAACGCGACGACGCCACGACGGTCCCGCTGGACACCGACGAGCGTTTCGAGGTCGTCTGTATTGCGGTTCCCATGACGGCCGTTCCCGAGGCCATCGCCGACCACGCCGGGAAGGCGACCGAGGCCGTCGTCGACGTCTCCGGCGAGATGCGCGATTCGGTCGCCGCGCTCGCCGACCACGCCACCGAGCGCGAGCGGGCGAGTTTCCACCCGCTGTTTTCGGCGTCGAACGCCCCGGGGAACGTCCCCGTCGTCATCGACCGCGAGGGGCCCGTCATCGACGGCATCTGCGACGCACTGACTGCGGCCGGCAACGACGTCTTCGAGACGACGCCCACCGAACACGACCGGGCGATGGAGACGGTTCAAGCGAAGGCCCACACCGCCGTTCTCGCCTACGCGCTGGCAGCCGACGACGTCGACCCGCGGTTCCACACGACGCTGTCGGCGCCGCTGGAGGAGTTGGTCGACCAGATGGTCGACGGCACGCCCGAGGTGTACGCCGAGATTCAGGAGCGGTTCGCGGGCCGTGAGGCCGTCGCCGAGGCCGCCAGAGAACTCGCCGAAGCCGACCGCGAGACGTTCATCGACCGCTACGAGGACGCCAGCAAATGA
- a CDS encoding M24 family metallopeptidase, with amino-acid sequence MDPDLSKLDDYLDEADVDGYLIKADGEDSNQRYLSGFTAPDPFVTLYTGENHLLVSALEYGRAKRNARAESVERHSEYDARANIDEYGRPEGEYRTLKSFLDAHDASSVAAPADFPLGVADGLRNLGVEIQADTDDVIESIRATKTDEEVEHIREAQKANEAAMARAEELLAAADVDDGTLVYEGDPLTSERVKQEIEIELLRHGCALDETIVACGADAADPHDRGSGPLEADEAIIIDIFPRSKETGYYADMTRTFCVGEPSETIDEWYDLTLEAQEAALDAIEAGVTGSEVHDAVCDVYENAGLPTLRADETTETGFIHTTGHGVGLDIHEFPRVSEQDNELEAGHIVTVEPGLYDPEVGGVRIEDIVVVTEDGHENLTDYEKSLRL; translated from the coding sequence ATGGACCCGGACCTCTCGAAACTCGACGACTATCTCGACGAGGCGGACGTCGACGGCTACCTCATCAAGGCCGACGGCGAGGACTCAAACCAGCGATACCTCTCGGGCTTTACCGCCCCGGACCCCTTCGTCACGCTCTATACCGGCGAAAACCACCTGCTCGTCTCGGCGCTGGAGTACGGCCGCGCCAAGCGCAACGCCCGCGCCGAAAGCGTCGAACGCCACTCCGAGTACGACGCCCGCGCCAACATCGACGAGTACGGCCGCCCTGAGGGCGAATACCGGACTCTCAAATCGTTCCTCGATGCCCACGACGCGTCGTCGGTGGCCGCGCCCGCCGACTTCCCGCTTGGGGTCGCCGACGGCCTCCGCAATCTCGGTGTCGAAATACAGGCCGACACCGACGACGTCATCGAGTCGATTCGCGCGACCAAGACCGACGAGGAAGTCGAACACATCCGCGAGGCCCAGAAGGCAAACGAGGCGGCGATGGCCCGCGCCGAGGAACTGCTCGCCGCGGCGGACGTCGATGACGGCACGCTCGTCTACGAGGGCGACCCGCTGACCTCCGAGCGGGTCAAACAGGAAATCGAAATCGAACTCCTCCGGCACGGCTGTGCGCTCGACGAGACCATCGTCGCCTGCGGTGCCGATGCTGCCGACCCCCACGACCGCGGCTCCGGGCCGCTGGAAGCCGACGAGGCCATCATCATCGACATCTTCCCGCGCTCGAAGGAGACGGGCTACTACGCCGACATGACCCGAACATTCTGCGTCGGCGAACCCTCGGAGACCATCGACGAGTGGTACGACCTGACGCTTGAAGCACAGGAAGCCGCCCTCGACGCCATCGAGGCGGGCGTCACCGGCAGCGAGGTCCACGACGCGGTCTGTGACGTCTACGAGAATGCGGGCCTGCCGACGCTGCGGGCCGACGAGACGACCGAAACCGGCTTCATCCACACCACCGGCCACGGCGTCGGCCTCGACATCCACGAGTTCCCGCGCGTCTCCGAGCAGGACAACGAACTCGAAGCCGGACACATCGTCACGGTCGAACCCGGCCTCTACGACCCCGAGGTCGGCGGCGTCCGCATCGAGGACATCGTCGTCGTCACCGAGGACGGCCACGAGAATCTGACCGACTACGAGAAGTCGTTGCGGCTCTGA
- the aroA gene encoding 3-phosphoshikimate 1-carboxyvinyltransferase encodes MDVHISPSTVHGTARAPPSKSYTHRAILAAGYAGGAVVRNPLFSADTRATMRAVEAYGGSTTELDDGDLEVVGFEGDPETPADVIDCANSGTTMRLTAATGALVDGLTVLTGDSSLRSRPQGPLLDALKQLGARAESTRSNGEAPLIVGEGVVGSEVSIRGDVSSQYITALLMAGAVTEEGVDVDLTTDLKSAPYVDITLEVLEDFGIEAEVLGGDDSEIQAAGADGFRVPGGQSYEPDDGEYHVPGDFSSMSYLLAAGALAAEDELVVESAYPSAQGDSAIVGILEDMGAAIDWDRDNGVITVAQSDLQGIEVGVADTPDLLPTIAALGAVAEGTTRITDCEHVRLKETDRVAAMASELEKMGVDVEEYEDELVVHGGGLEGATVEGYEDHRIIMALATAALVADGETTIEGADHVDVSFPDFFEVLFHLGAGVER; translated from the coding sequence ATGGACGTACACATCTCGCCGTCGACGGTACACGGGACGGCCCGAGCGCCGCCGTCGAAGAGCTACACGCACCGCGCCATCCTCGCGGCCGGCTACGCGGGCGGCGCCGTCGTCAGGAACCCGCTTTTCAGCGCCGATACACGCGCGACGATGCGTGCGGTCGAGGCCTACGGCGGCTCGACGACCGAACTCGATGACGGCGACCTCGAAGTCGTCGGCTTCGAGGGCGACCCGGAGACGCCGGCCGACGTCATCGACTGCGCCAACAGCGGAACCACGATGCGACTGACCGCGGCAACCGGCGCGCTCGTCGACGGCCTGACCGTGCTGACGGGCGATTCGTCGCTTCGCTCCCGCCCGCAAGGCCCACTTTTGGACGCGCTGAAACAACTCGGCGCTCGCGCGGAATCGACGCGCTCGAACGGCGAGGCGCCGCTAATCGTCGGCGAGGGTGTCGTCGGCAGCGAGGTGTCCATCCGCGGCGACGTCTCCTCACAGTACATCACCGCGCTGCTGATGGCCGGAGCAGTCACCGAGGAGGGCGTCGACGTTGACCTGACGACGGACCTCAAATCCGCGCCCTACGTCGACATCACGCTGGAGGTGCTGGAGGACTTCGGCATCGAGGCGGAGGTACTCGGTGGCGACGACTCCGAGATTCAAGCGGCCGGCGCCGACGGCTTCCGCGTGCCGGGCGGCCAGAGTTACGAACCCGATGACGGCGAGTATCACGTTCCCGGCGACTTCTCGTCGATGTCGTATCTGCTGGCGGCGGGTGCGCTGGCGGCCGAGGACGAACTCGTCGTCGAGAGCGCTTACCCGAGCGCGCAGGGTGATTCAGCCATCGTCGGCATCCTCGAAGACATGGGTGCCGCCATCGACTGGGACCGCGATAACGGCGTCATCACCGTCGCGCAGTCCGACCTGCAGGGCATCGAGGTCGGCGTCGCCGACACGCCGGACCTCCTGCCGACCATCGCCGCGCTGGGGGCCGTTGCCGAGGGAACGACCCGGATTACCGACTGCGAGCACGTCCGCTTAAAGGAGACCGACCGCGTGGCTGCGATGGCCTCGGAACTCGAAAAGATGGGCGTCGACGTCGAGGAGTACGAGGACGAACTCGTCGTCCACGGCGGCGGCCTCGAAGGGGCGACCGTCGAGGGCTACGAGGACCACCGCATCATCATGGCGCTGGCGACGGCCGCGCTGGTCGCCGACGGCGAGACGACAATCGAGGGCGCCGACCACGTCGACGTCTCCTTCCCCGATTTCTTCGAAGTGCTTTTCCACCTCGGTGCGGGCGTCGAGCGGTAA
- a CDS encoding cytochrome c oxidase subunit I → MLARITDLFENDYGPDGFRTCSVTGLDIHRSAEKYVKLFGLTAVIALVVGGIFAFNVAMTRWELVGLLEPSSYYTHLSMHAWNLLIFWMVFMEIAILYVGGPMILGRRLPWTKVAAAGWVTMVVSAIGVNYSIWTTEAPNQAPLLTAYVPLPVSSLFYGMAILFLVGATIAALPFFVTIWKEKRGRPEATLPLIAFGAFVTGIIAVEAILGGIAAFGYALAWRLEFIATADAGVYRHLYWIVGHGTQQINLVAMITVWYFLTHVVGGAVVVSEKVSRSAFILYLFFINMGAAHHLLVDPGISANWRIWNTSYAFYGAAFASMIHAFAIPAGIEVGRRRRGLGGGLFGWLTSAPWKNPIFAAITFSVILFGFLGGITGVVMGQMQVNMTWHNTFAAVGHFHATVALGTTLAFMGLVFFVVRTMFQRQFVSGFLAMLTPYAYAGAMGIATIMMMYAGILYGVPRRTAEVVRNIPGSDFSLAAATPLFAVFGIFAVLAILGGVCFVAVAVGSLLFGDRINEGDNDDLLPEGGLRSDGGKPVHAYDMRGTFTLCLVFMAVFVASYVLNWYLLTELWAIGL, encoded by the coding sequence ATGCTGGCGCGAATCACCGACCTCTTCGAGAACGACTACGGCCCCGACGGCTTCCGGACGTGTTCGGTGACCGGCCTCGACATCCACCGCTCGGCCGAGAAGTACGTCAAACTCTTCGGCCTGACCGCCGTCATCGCGCTCGTCGTCGGCGGTATCTTCGCCTTTAACGTCGCGATGACGCGGTGGGAACTGGTCGGCCTGCTGGAACCCAGCAGTTACTACACCCACCTCAGCATGCACGCGTGGAACCTGCTCATCTTCTGGATGGTGTTCATGGAAATCGCCATCCTCTACGTGGGCGGCCCGATGATTCTCGGGCGACGGCTCCCGTGGACCAAGGTCGCGGCCGCCGGGTGGGTGACGATGGTCGTGAGCGCAATCGGCGTCAACTACAGCATCTGGACGACCGAAGCGCCGAACCAGGCGCCGCTTTTGACCGCCTACGTCCCGCTGCCGGTCTCCTCGCTGTTCTACGGGATGGCCATCCTCTTCCTCGTCGGCGCGACCATCGCCGCGCTGCCCTTCTTCGTCACCATCTGGAAGGAAAAGCGTGGCCGGCCCGAGGCGACGCTGCCGCTCATCGCGTTCGGCGCGTTCGTCACAGGTATCATCGCTGTCGAGGCGATTCTGGGCGGCATCGCCGCCTTCGGCTACGCGCTGGCGTGGCGCCTCGAATTCATCGCGACGGCCGATGCCGGCGTCTACCGACACCTCTACTGGATTGTGGGTCACGGCACCCAGCAGATCAACCTCGTGGCGATGATTACCGTCTGGTACTTCCTAACCCACGTCGTCGGCGGGGCCGTCGTCGTCAGCGAGAAGGTCTCGCGGTCGGCCTTCATCCTCTATCTGTTCTTCATCAACATGGGCGCGGCCCACCACCTGCTCGTTGACCCCGGCATCTCCGCCAACTGGCGCATCTGGAACACCTCGTATGCGTTCTACGGCGCCGCCTTCGCCAGCATGATTCACGCCTTCGCCATCCCGGCCGGCATCGAGGTCGGCCGGCGGCGGCGCGGCCTCGGCGGCGGCCTCTTCGGCTGGCTCACCTCCGCGCCGTGGAAGAACCCCATCTTCGCCGCCATCACCTTCAGCGTCATCCTCTTCGGGTTCCTCGGCGGCATCACCGGCGTCGTGATGGGTCAGATGCAGGTCAACATGACCTGGCACAACACCTTCGCCGCGGTCGGTCACTTCCACGCCACCGTCGCGCTCGGGACGACGCTGGCGTTCATGGGGCTGGTCTTCTTCGTCGTCCGGACCATGTTCCAGCGTCAGTTCGTCTCGGGCTTCCTCGCGATGCTTACGCCCTACGCATACGCTGGCGCGATGGGTATCGCGACGATAATGATGATGTACGCCGGCATCCTCTACGGCGTCCCGCGGCGGACCGCCGAGGTCGTCCGGAACATCCCCGGGAGCGACTTCAGCCTCGCGGCCGCGACGCCGCTTTTTGCGGTGTTCGGAATATTCGCCGTCCTCGCGATTCTCGGCGGCGTCTGCTTCGTCGCGGTCGCCGTCGGGTCGCTGCTCTTCGGTGACCGCATCAACGAGGGCGACAACGACGACCTGCTGCCGGAGGGCGGCCTCCGCTCGGACGGCGGCAAGCCTGTCCACGCCTACGACATGCGCGGGACCTTCACCCTCTGTCTGGTGTTCATGGCCGTCTTCGTCGCCAGTTACGTCCTCAACTGGTACCTGCTCACCGAACTGTGGGCCATCGGCCTCTGA
- a CDS encoding cytochrome C oxidase subunit II, protein MTSPTEPPEGNWWDEPVSRRESMWLGIAGIWSIGIFSWMRGFTEFGDQNPTGTTYDVSSEEYRQRVSEYKNAAEDTDRGLVPPGDDVYIGAMRYLWDGLPVVLETGKEYDFHIGSYDVQHGFSIRPEGTLSQQINLQVYPDTEWVIPMTFDEPDTYHVICNEFCGEGHRTMHGTLVVEEG, encoded by the coding sequence ATGACATCACCGACAGAACCCCCCGAAGGCAACTGGTGGGACGAACCAGTGAGCCGCCGCGAGTCGATGTGGCTCGGCATCGCCGGCATCTGGTCTATCGGTATCTTCAGCTGGATGCGCGGCTTCACCGAGTTCGGCGACCAGAACCCGACCGGCACGACCTACGACGTCAGTTCCGAGGAGTACCGCCAGCGCGTCTCCGAGTACAAGAACGCCGCCGAGGATACCGACCGCGGCCTCGTCCCGCCGGGCGACGACGTCTACATCGGCGCGATGCGATACCTCTGGGACGGCCTGCCGGTCGTCCTCGAAACCGGGAAAGAATACGACTTCCACATCGGTTCCTACGACGTCCAGCACGGCTTCTCGATACGGCCCGAAGGAACCCTGAGCCAGCAGATCAACCTGCAGGTCTACCCCGACACGGAGTGGGTGATACCGATGACCTTCGACGAACCCGACACGTACCACGTCATCTGCAACGAGTTCTGTGGAGAGGGCCACCGAACGATGCACGGCACGCTCGTCGTGGAGGAGGGCTAA
- the cyoE gene encoding heme o synthase, translated as MSRPRFTNALTATTVGTYALVVLGATTAALESSTTVATLHHLLAVAVGAALAFVVWRVWHATASRQVRASVAVAGLLYPLQAGVGAATYAGVPLASTHLLLAMVIFASLLVALIGHLDTDQRADSIERPGRSDSGAEADSTSTPPRDGIVATVRAYLALTKPRLMWLLCLLALGGMGLAAATGARLDGTTVAATLGGGILAVGASGTFNHLYERDRDKRMGRTDDRPLVSGRVTPRGAACFGLGLAAASIAVMLAFVNPLAAGLTVAAILYYSVVYTVLLKPNTTWSIAIGGGSGALPAVIGWAAVTGGIGIPALLLAAVVVFWTPSHFYNLGIAHRDDYGAASYPMVPVVHGVAPARRRIGYALGATLLTAAGLGAVAGLGIVYAAAVVVGAAVFLVSIVWQYREPTYSATMRSFHASNAFLGLLLVAILVETVLV; from the coding sequence ATGTCGAGGCCGCGATTCACGAACGCCCTTACGGCGACGACCGTCGGTACCTACGCCCTCGTCGTCCTCGGGGCGACGACGGCGGCGCTGGAATCGTCGACGACCGTGGCGACGCTTCACCACCTGCTCGCGGTGGCGGTCGGCGCCGCCCTCGCGTTCGTCGTCTGGCGCGTGTGGCACGCGACGGCCTCGCGACAGGTCCGGGCTTCCGTCGCCGTTGCGGGCCTGCTCTACCCCCTGCAGGCCGGCGTCGGTGCGGCCACCTACGCGGGCGTTCCGCTCGCATCTACACATCTCCTGCTCGCGATGGTCATCTTCGCGTCGCTGCTCGTGGCCCTCATCGGACACCTCGATACCGACCAGCGTGCCGATTCGATAGAACGCCCCGGCCGGTCGGATTCGGGGGCGGAGGCGGATTCCACGTCGACGCCGCCACGGGACGGTATCGTAGCGACGGTCAGAGCGTATCTCGCCCTGACGAAACCGCGGCTCATGTGGCTGCTCTGTCTGCTCGCGCTCGGCGGGATGGGTCTGGCCGCTGCGACCGGCGCCCGTCTCGACGGGACGACCGTCGCCGCGACGCTCGGCGGCGGCATCCTCGCGGTCGGCGCCTCGGGGACGTTCAACCACCTCTACGAGCGCGACCGTGACAAGCGGATGGGTCGGACCGATGACCGCCCGCTCGTCTCGGGTCGGGTGACGCCGCGCGGTGCGGCCTGCTTCGGCCTCGGCCTCGCCGCCGCCTCTATCGCGGTCATGCTCGCGTTCGTGAACCCCCTCGCGGCCGGCCTGACTGTCGCCGCCATACTCTATTACAGTGTCGTCTACACGGTCCTCCTGAAGCCGAACACGACCTGGAGCATCGCCATCGGCGGCGGGTCGGGCGCGCTTCCGGCCGTCATCGGCTGGGCTGCCGTCACGGGCGGTATCGGGATTCCTGCGCTCCTCTTGGCTGCTGTCGTCGTCTTCTGGACGCCGAGTCACTTCTACAACCTCGGCATCGCCCACCGGGACGACTACGGCGCCGCCTCGTACCCGATGGTGCCCGTCGTCCACGGCGTCGCCCCGGCGCGTCGACGCATCGGCTACGCGCTGGGTGCGACGCTGTTGACCGCGGCCGGCCTCGGCGCGGTCGCTGGCCTCGGCATCGTCTACGCCGCTGCCGTCGTCGTCGGAGCGGCCGTCTTCCTCGTCAGTATCGTGTGGCAGTACCGCGAGCCAACCTATTCGGCGACGATGCGGAGTTTCCACGCCTCGAACGCCTTCCTCGGGCTTCTGCTCGTCGCGATACTCGTCGAGACTGTCCTGGTCTAA